One Streptomyces sp. B21-105 genomic region harbors:
- a CDS encoding ATP-binding cassette domain-containing protein translates to MTRIDNNPSDAGSAVTVRGLVKHYGATKALDGVDLDVREGTVMGVLGPNGAGKTTLVRILSTLLAADRGRATVAGYDVAAQPRQLRRVIGLTGQYASVDEKLPGWENLYLIGRLLDLPRKDARARADELLERFSLTEAARRPVATYSGGMRRRLDLAASMIGRPSVLFLDEPTTGLDPRTRNEVWTEVKSMVGDGVTVLLTTQYMEEAEQLASELTVVDRGKVIAGGGIDELKARVGGRTLRIRPADPLQLRPLASRLDELGITGLAATVVDAERGSVLVPVLSDEQLTAVIGAVSARGITLASLTTELPSLDEVFLSLTGHRAGSSLIDATPTETREEVAV, encoded by the coding sequence ATGACGCGAATCGACAACAACCCCAGCGACGCGGGCAGCGCCGTGACCGTCCGGGGGCTGGTCAAGCACTACGGCGCGACCAAGGCGCTGGACGGCGTCGACCTGGACGTGCGCGAGGGCACCGTGATGGGGGTCCTCGGGCCGAACGGCGCCGGGAAGACCACCCTCGTCCGTATCCTGTCCACCCTGCTGGCCGCCGACCGCGGCCGGGCGACCGTCGCCGGCTACGACGTCGCGGCCCAGCCCCGGCAGCTGCGCCGGGTGATCGGCCTCACCGGTCAGTACGCCTCCGTCGACGAGAAGCTCCCCGGGTGGGAGAACCTGTACCTCATCGGCCGGCTGCTCGACCTGCCCCGCAAGGACGCCCGGGCCCGCGCCGACGAGCTGCTGGAGCGCTTCTCCCTCACCGAGGCCGCCAGGCGGCCCGTGGCCACCTACTCCGGCGGCATGCGGCGGCGGCTCGACCTCGCCGCGTCGATGATCGGACGGCCGAGCGTGCTGTTCCTCGACGAGCCCACCACGGGGCTGGACCCCCGCACCCGCAACGAGGTGTGGACCGAGGTCAAGTCCATGGTCGGGGACGGCGTGACCGTCCTGCTGACCACCCAGTACATGGAGGAAGCCGAGCAGCTCGCCTCCGAGCTGACCGTCGTCGACCGGGGCAAGGTCATCGCGGGCGGCGGCATCGACGAGCTGAAGGCCCGGGTCGGCGGCCGCACCCTGCGGATCCGGCCCGCCGACCCGCTCCAGCTGCGACCGCTGGCGAGCCGGCTCGACGAGCTCGGCATCACCGGCCTCGCCGCCACCGTCGTGGACGCCGAACGCGGTTCGGTCCTGGTGCCGGTGCTGAGCGACGAACAGCTGACCGCCGTCATCGGCGCGGTCAGCGCCCGCGGCATCACCCTCGCCTCCCTCACCACCGAACTGCCCAGCCTGGACGAGGTGTTCCTCTCCCTCACCGGCCACCGCGCCGGCTCCTCCCTCATCGACGCCACGCCCACCGAGACCCGCGAGGAGGTCGCCGTATGA
- a CDS encoding ABC transporter permease, whose translation MSAATIDFSTAADKRIPLRSHLRHTGALIRRNLLWIRQDPESMFDAVLFPVIFTLLFVYVFGGSIGQSLGGGQEAYVQYVIPGLLAMMGMNMAQGVGTGFNTDFNSGVMDRFRSLPIGRGSVLFAKIVVELMRMLVACAILMVVAVLVGFDITHWPGLFAAVGLATVFGSALMWVFLTLGVIMKNAQSVQAMGFLVLMPLQFGSSIFAPTRSMPGWLQNFTAYNPLSALADAARGLMVGGPVAHGLWVTLAWSAGLTAVMAPVAIHKFRTKT comes from the coding sequence ATGAGCGCGGCCACGATCGACTTCAGCACGGCCGCCGACAAGCGCATCCCGCTGCGCAGCCACCTGCGGCACACCGGCGCGCTCATCCGCCGCAACCTGCTGTGGATCCGGCAGGACCCGGAGTCGATGTTCGACGCCGTCCTCTTCCCGGTGATCTTCACGCTGCTCTTCGTGTACGTCTTCGGCGGCTCCATCGGGCAGTCGCTGGGCGGCGGTCAGGAGGCGTACGTGCAGTACGTCATTCCCGGGCTGCTGGCCATGATGGGGATGAACATGGCGCAGGGCGTGGGCACCGGCTTCAACACGGACTTCAACTCCGGTGTCATGGACCGCTTCCGGTCGCTGCCCATCGGGCGGGGCTCGGTGCTCTTCGCCAAGATCGTCGTGGAGCTGATGCGCATGCTGGTCGCGTGCGCGATCCTCATGGTGGTGGCCGTCCTGGTGGGCTTCGACATCACCCACTGGCCCGGTCTCTTCGCCGCCGTCGGGCTGGCCACGGTGTTCGGCTCGGCCCTGATGTGGGTGTTCCTCACGCTCGGCGTGATCATGAAGAACGCGCAGTCCGTGCAGGCGATGGGCTTCCTGGTGCTGATGCCGCTGCAGTTCGGCTCGTCGATCTTCGCGCCGACCCGGTCGATGCCGGGCTGGCTGCAGAACTTCACCGCCTACAACCCGCTGTCCGCGCTCGCCGACGCGGCGCGCGGGCTCATGGTGGGCGGTCCGGTCGCGCACGGCCTGTGGGTGACGCTCGCCTGGTCGGCGGGGCTCACCGCGGTGATGGCGCCGGTCGCGATCCACAAGTTCCGCACCAAGACCTGA
- a CDS encoding AfsR/SARP family transcriptional regulator, translating to MNPVRYRILGTTQALRPDGSSVAVGGARLRALLTVLALRAGRSFPAGLLVEEVWAGDPPADAPGALQALVGRLRRALGAHAIDSAEGGYRLAAAPDDVDLHRFERLTADGVRALADGDPAKAAVLLDDALALWQGPALADLPDRTAEAARWEARRLDALRARHTAALAQGQAGQSVPELTVLCDAHPLDEPLQALRLRALRDAGRTAQALVAYDEVRRLLADRLGADPGPELRALHAELLDPGPRSPHAESLTPRIPHAKSPAPEPRSSRAESLTPQSPGPAAAGSVVPPARPGNLRARLTSFVGREDDIAAIREDLAGARLVTLLGPGGAGKTRLSQEAAETVRDIASDGVWLAELAPVADPDAVPQAVLTAVGARETVLYGAGAEELRAAAERHGDPVERLVEHCARRRMLIVLDNCEHVVEAAARLVEELLARCPRVTVLATSREPLGVPGERLRPLDPLPEPVALRLLADRGAAARPGFRTEDDPEACAEICRRLDGLPLALELAAARLRMLTPRQVADRLDDRFRLLTSGSRTVLPRQQTLRAVVDWSWDLLDEDERDVLARLSVFARGCDLAAVEAVCGATPGGDGATAVGGEAGGAEEDGGRGDVRDARAGRPSRAPHAPRDPHALRTPRDPLDTLASLVDKSLVVAAPTPGGDMRYRLLETVAEYAAERLDESGGRAAAERAHLTYYRELARANEPLLRGPGQREAAERIQLEYENLRTALRRAVDARDEQEALSLTLSLVWYWQMRDLRLEAGVWCAEVMALGPDPFAEPLRRAAPVWKPCTDSPPPLTGETLLEARRGVHLAHLACMENQLDLWQTPAAQRKLALIAQAYEPGLPQTCRAPGLLWFFAVVLTGDTGRMRTIVDANVDTCRRTPGYEWELASCLQMRANILANRADWAGNAFRDADEALEIFRRLGDVWGAAEALSARAEAHERLGDYRRAADDYVGARTHAEQLGARAQSAVLGARLGSVLLEAGDEEQGERLLREVIDGPAHGGNEAVPAAHLFLAGWLGSVGRITEGREQLRRLRECFTFGHFAVFDAFILGAEAWLEVVDGQYEQALPVIRSALGRATDPVSQAVAPHLRSFYLCIAATALSGLDGGAEPGADAGADAGARCLGAAAALLPPRHVPPRLEREARELALSRTRAVLGDERFERAYAEGGGLSYEEATALV from the coding sequence ATGAACCCCGTGCGCTATCGCATCCTCGGCACCACCCAGGCACTCCGTCCGGACGGAAGTTCCGTCGCCGTCGGCGGAGCGCGGCTGCGCGCGCTGCTCACCGTGCTGGCCCTGCGGGCCGGCCGCAGCTTTCCCGCGGGGCTGCTGGTGGAGGAGGTGTGGGCGGGTGACCCGCCCGCCGACGCGCCGGGCGCGCTGCAGGCGCTGGTCGGCCGGCTGCGCCGGGCCCTCGGGGCGCACGCGATCGACTCCGCCGAGGGCGGCTACCGGCTGGCCGCCGCCCCTGACGACGTCGACCTGCACCGTTTCGAGCGGCTGACCGCCGACGGCGTCCGCGCCCTCGCCGACGGCGACCCGGCCAAGGCGGCCGTCCTCCTGGACGACGCGCTCGCCCTCTGGCAGGGTCCAGCCCTCGCCGACCTGCCCGACCGGACCGCCGAGGCCGCCCGCTGGGAGGCCCGCCGGCTCGACGCGCTGCGCGCCCGCCACACCGCCGCGCTCGCCCAGGGCCAGGCCGGGCAGTCGGTGCCCGAACTCACCGTCCTGTGCGACGCGCACCCCCTGGACGAGCCCCTCCAGGCCCTGCGCCTGCGCGCCCTGCGCGACGCGGGCCGCACCGCCCAGGCGCTGGTCGCCTACGACGAGGTGCGCCGACTGCTGGCCGACCGGCTCGGCGCCGACCCCGGCCCCGAACTCCGCGCACTCCACGCGGAGTTGCTCGACCCCGGTCCGCGGTCCCCGCACGCGGAGTCACTCACCCCGCGGATCCCGCACGCGAAGTCGCCTGCCCCTGAGCCGCGGTCCTCGCGCGCAGAGTCACTCACCCCGCAGTCGCCGGGTCCGGCCGCCGCCGGGTCCGTCGTCCCGCCCGCGCGGCCCGGCAATCTTCGGGCCCGGCTCACCTCCTTCGTCGGCCGGGAGGACGACATCGCGGCCATCCGGGAGGACCTGGCCGGCGCGCGGCTCGTCACCCTGCTCGGGCCCGGGGGTGCCGGCAAGACACGGTTGTCGCAGGAGGCCGCCGAAACCGTACGGGACATCGCGAGCGACGGCGTGTGGCTGGCCGAACTCGCGCCCGTCGCCGACCCGGACGCCGTGCCGCAGGCCGTCCTCACCGCCGTGGGAGCCCGCGAGACCGTGCTGTACGGCGCCGGCGCCGAGGAACTGCGGGCCGCCGCCGAACGCCATGGCGACCCCGTGGAGCGCCTGGTCGAGCACTGCGCCCGGCGCCGCATGCTGATCGTGCTCGACAACTGCGAGCACGTGGTGGAGGCGGCCGCCAGGCTCGTCGAGGAACTGCTGGCGCGCTGCCCGCGGGTGACGGTGCTGGCCACCAGCCGTGAGCCGCTCGGCGTGCCCGGCGAGAGGCTGCGGCCGCTGGATCCGCTGCCCGAGCCGGTCGCCCTGCGGCTGCTCGCCGACCGGGGCGCGGCCGCCCGGCCGGGCTTTCGCACCGAGGACGACCCCGAGGCCTGCGCCGAGATCTGCCGGCGTCTGGACGGTCTGCCCCTCGCCCTCGAGCTGGCCGCCGCCCGGTTGCGCATGCTGACGCCACGCCAGGTCGCCGACCGGCTCGACGACCGCTTCCGCCTCCTCACCTCCGGCAGCCGCACGGTGCTGCCGCGTCAGCAGACCCTGCGGGCCGTCGTCGACTGGTCCTGGGACCTGCTCGACGAGGACGAACGCGACGTCCTGGCCCGGCTGTCGGTCTTCGCGCGCGGCTGCGACCTCGCCGCCGTGGAGGCCGTGTGCGGCGCCACTCCCGGTGGCGACGGAGCCACAGCCGTGGGCGGCGAGGCGGGCGGTGCCGAGGAGGACGGCGGCCGCGGCGACGTGCGGGACGCCCGCGCGGGCCGGCCGTCCCGCGCCCCGCACGCCCCCCGCGACCCCCACGCGCTCCGCACGCCCCGTGACCCCCTCGACACCCTCGCCTCGCTGGTCGACAAGTCCCTCGTCGTCGCCGCCCCGACGCCGGGCGGGGACATGCGCTACCGGCTGCTCGAGACGGTCGCCGAGTACGCGGCCGAGCGGCTGGACGAGTCGGGCGGACGGGCCGCCGCCGAGCGCGCGCATCTGACGTACTACCGCGAACTCGCCCGCGCCAACGAGCCGTTGCTGCGCGGCCCCGGTCAGCGCGAGGCCGCCGAACGCATCCAGCTGGAGTACGAGAACCTGCGCACCGCGCTGCGCCGCGCGGTCGACGCCCGCGACGAGCAGGAGGCGCTCAGCCTGACGCTGTCCCTCGTCTGGTACTGGCAGATGCGGGACCTGCGCCTCGAGGCCGGAGTCTGGTGCGCCGAGGTCATGGCCCTTGGTCCCGACCCCTTCGCCGAGCCCCTGCGCCGGGCCGCCCCGGTGTGGAAGCCCTGCACCGACTCCCCGCCGCCGCTCACCGGCGAGACCCTCCTGGAGGCCCGGCGCGGCGTCCATCTGGCCCATCTCGCCTGCATGGAGAACCAGTTGGATCTCTGGCAGACCCCGGCGGCACAGCGCAAACTGGCCCTGATCGCGCAGGCCTACGAGCCCGGTCTCCCGCAGACCTGCCGCGCGCCCGGCCTGCTCTGGTTCTTCGCCGTGGTGCTGACCGGTGACACGGGCCGCATGCGCACCATCGTCGACGCCAACGTGGACACCTGCCGCCGGACGCCCGGTTACGAGTGGGAGCTCGCGTCCTGCCTGCAGATGCGCGCCAACATTCTCGCCAACCGGGCCGACTGGGCCGGCAACGCCTTCCGCGACGCGGACGAGGCCCTGGAGATCTTCCGCCGTCTCGGCGACGTGTGGGGCGCCGCGGAAGCCCTGTCCGCGCGCGCGGAGGCCCATGAGCGGCTGGGCGACTACCGCCGCGCCGCCGACGACTACGTGGGCGCCAGGACGCACGCCGAACAGCTCGGCGCCCGCGCCCAGTCGGCGGTCCTCGGCGCCAGGCTGGGCAGCGTGCTGCTGGAGGCGGGCGACGAGGAGCAGGGTGAGCGCCTGCTGCGCGAGGTGATCGACGGGCCGGCGCACGGCGGCAACGAGGCAGTTCCCGCGGCCCACCTCTTCCTGGCCGGCTGGCTCGGCTCGGTCGGGCGCATCACCGAGGGGCGCGAACAACTCCGGCGGCTCCGCGAATGCTTCACCTTCGGGCACTTCGCGGTCTTCGACGCGTTCATCCTGGGCGCGGAGGCCTGGCTGGAGGTGGTCGACGGGCAGTACGAGCAGGCGCTGCCCGTGATCAGGTCCGCCCTCGGCCGGGCGACCGATCCGGTGTCCCAGGCCGTCGCCCCGCACCTGCGCTCCTTCTACCTGTGCATCGCCGCGACCGCCCTCAGCGGCCTGGACGGCGGCGCGGAACCCGGCGCGGACGCAGGCGCGGACGCCGGCGCCCGCTGCCTCGGGGCCGCCGCCGCCCTGCTGCCGCCGCGCCACGTCCCGCCGCGCCTGGAGCGCGAGGCCCGTGAACTCGCCCTGAGCCGCACCCGCGCCGTGCTCGGCGACGAACGTTTCGAGCGGGCGTACGCCGAGGGCGGCGGCCTCTCCTACGAGGAGGCCACCGCCCTGGTGTGA